In the genome of Pseudomonas sp. B33.4, the window CGCGCATGCTCCACCGAACGCAGCGTCAGCATATTGCCCTTGAGATCACTCAACGGATACGCCGCGCCATGCATCCGCGCTTCGAGTAGATAAATGCCGCCCTCCATGGAGATCAGGTTCAGCTCATCTACCTTCCTGGCAATGGCAAACGCATTCAACTCTTGCAGGTTCATCAGCGCACCTCACGCGGTGGCGAGACAGGACGTCTACAGGGATATGCCCGCGCGGCACAAAGCACAAGCCATAAACGACACCGCCCGTCTGTTTCACAACAGACGGGCGGTGTTTTTGCGACGATCAACGGTTGATCAGTGCTTGGTGACCTTGTCGAGGTAACCCATGGCGAACGCTGAGACCACAAAGGTCATGTGGATGATCACGTACCACATCAGGTGCTCGGGATCGACGTTCTTGGCGTCCATGAAGATGCGCAGCAAGTGGATCGAAGAGATAGCCACGATCGAAGCCGCGACTTTCATCTTCAGCGACGAAGAGTCCATGGTGCCGAGCCAGCTGAGCTTTTCCTTGCCTTCATCGATGTTCAGTTCAGAGACGAAGTTCTCGTAGCCGGAAATCATCACCATCACCAACAGACCGCCAACCAGCGCCATGTCGATCAGCGACAGCAGCACCAGAATCAGTTCCGACTCGGCCATTGAGAAGACGTTGGGCAGGATGTGGAAAACTTCCTGGAAAAATTTCAGTGCCAGCGCCAGCAGTCCGAGGGACAGCCCGATATAGATCGGCGCCAGCAGCCAGCGCGAGGCGTACATTGCATTTTCGATAAAGCGTTCCATTGAATCTCACACAGGGGGGCTGGAAATGGCGGCGAGTATACCAGCCCGTCATGACAGCCAGAAACCGCCCTTAAATCCGCCACCTGCGTGTGTGTGGCATTTTTTTTCTGCTAGTGTCCAAACCATTGACAGCCCAGTGACTGTAAACAGGACGCGTGGAAATGGATGTGCGATTACCGATAACGACGGCCGGAATCTGCCTTGCTCTGTTGATCAGCGGTTGCTCGCCCGGCGACGAGAAACACGCGACCAGCCTCGAAGAAAAGACCGCAAAGTTCGAACAGTCGCTGGACGCCATCACCGATCCGAAGCTCAAGGACGCCATCACCGAACTCGGCGGTTCACTGCTGTTGCTTGAACGGGCGCAGCTCAAGCTCAGCGACAATCCGCCGCGCACTGAATACGGCGAAGACGCGCTCGCCGTGCTCAAGCATTACCCCGTCCCGCAGACACTGGTCGATACCTTTATCAATGGCCTGTTCGTGCTGCACAAGGACGCCAGCTCCGATTACCTCACCGACTTGCAACCTGTGTTCCCGTTCAACCTGAATATTCCCGGCGGTTTCCTGTTTCCCCATGGCGTGGAATGGCAGTCGGTAACGTTGAGCAACAAACGCGTGATCGCTTATCAGCCGGAATGGTCGGAAACCGATCCGGGCATTCAGCTCAGCCCCTCCAGCTCCAACGTCACCAACCCCGACGACCTGACCGTGACCTACCCGTTCATTGACGGACTGGACGTGGACAAGAAGACCCTGCCGCAACCGGTCAGCCTGCAAGGCCGGATCGAAGTCATCGCACCACGCCGCTTGTACAGCTTCGACCTGACGCAAAAGGATGTCGGCCAGACCCGCACCAACGACAATCTCAGCGTCAAACTGCTGAGGCTTGAAAAGGACTACGCCGAAGTCGAGTTCAGCAACAACCTGCCGCTGGCCGCAGAAGTCGCCGAGGCCCAGCTCAACCCGATGATCGTGCAAGCCCGCGATAAAACCGGTCAGTATCTGGTGCGTGCCGGCTCGATCAACGAAAGTCCGGAGCAAGTGGCCTTCTACCAGAAACAACTGGCATCCCTGCAGCAACAGAAGAGCTGGAGCGATGCTTTGGAAAAGCAGCTCACGCAAGAACAGCAGGATTTCGAGCAGAAACACCCGCGTCGCTACAACAAGGTCTATTTCAATGGCCCGATCGAAACCCTGGAAGTCAGCGTGCTCGATTTCTCCTCGGCGACCGTGACCCGCAAACCGCTGGACTTGCCGATTCGCACGTTCAATCAGCACACCACGGAGAAAACCATCCAGCCGCTGGATCCGTCAGTGACGGTTTACGACGACCTGGCAGTCAACTGGCTCAAGGGCGCGAGCCTGACCGAAGAGCAATTGAAGGCCGGCATCCGCATCCATCAATCCGTGGAAGAACCGAGCGCTGCCCGCATCGAATTTTCCCATCGCCGCACGTTCAACGATGAATTGCTTGGCGATGATTTCAGTCCGGGCGTCAGTCCTGTGACGTTTTTCACCGAAAAGCGTAGCGGCAAGCTCGACGAGCCGATCGAACTGCCGCCCGAGGCGTATCAAGTCGATCCGCTGCGCGCGACGATCACTTACGACTTGAATCTGTTCCCGGAAACCCCGGCGATTGCCGTCGGCTCAATGCCGCTGTTTCTCGCCACAGTGGCCAAACAGACGTACGACGCCAAGTCCCTGCCCAAAGGCCTGGAGATCAAGAACAACCTGCTGGTGGTGGACCTGAAACTGTTTCCACCCAATGAATGGCGTTTCTTCGTCAAGGATGACAGCGGTAACTATCTCAAGCAGATTCTTTCGGTCAGCCACGATGCGAGCGCAGAAGGCCCGGCGTTGTTTGGCGTGCATTATTTTTATGGCCGCCCGAGCCACGTGGAAACCTATCAGCGAACCGACCTCGCCACCGTGCAATACGGCTTTGAGGTCAAACTCGACAAGGCTCAGGCGGCCAACTCGGCGCCCTGAAAAGCAAGATCAAAAGATCGCGGCCTGCGCCAGCTCCTGCATGGGTAGGTTTTAATTGAGAGTGCGGCCACGTCCACCGTTGATCTGCCGCAGCTGGGCTTGCAGGTGCAGGCTCCAGATCTGTGGATCGTCGGCCAGTTCGTAGCCATGCAGCGTCAGGCTTTCGACAATGGTGTCGAGTATCGATTCGGCGGCGACCGGCCCATGAAACGGGCCCTGGGCCTTGATGGCGGAAGGTTGTTCGCCGGCCATGCCGGCAGCGAAGAGCAGGGTCCACATACCGTTATCGCCGGCCAACGGCTTGATGGCGCATTCGATTCGGGTCACCAGACCCAGGCATTGACGGGTGAGACAGAGGTTGCGCGACATGGCGGCGACCCTCGGTGAAGCCGGTATTCAGCCCCCACGGGAGGACTGGCTCGATCCAGTGATACTGTCGATATCCTTGAGCTGAGAATAGAAGAAAAGTCTGCCGCGCAAGCCGAATGGAACCAGAAGGCGCCGAATGGTCATTGTGTGAATATTGGCGCCAGAGTTGTGGCGAATTTTCCGAAGGTCACCACAAACAAATGTAGGAGTGAGCCTGCTCGCGATAGCGGTGTGTCAGGCAACTTATTCGCCAACTGACACTCCGCTATCGCGAGCAGGCTCACTCCTACAGTTTGACCGCGCGAGGCTTAAGCGGGTTTGGCTTCGGCCAGCGCTTCCTGGGCCAACTCCTTCTCGGCTTCCTTGAGGTCTTCTTCGCTGATCATTTCGGCGATGTCGCGCAAGCGCTCGACCACCCGTGCGTTGATGCTGCCTTCCGGGAATTCGCCATCGGCATTCGGCTCTCCGGCCGGCTCACCGACCAGCAGACTCAACGCCTCGTCGGCCTGACGCACTGCGTACACGTGGAACTGCCCGGCACGCACCGCCGCCAGCACTTTCTCATCGAGCATCAGCGTGGCCACGTTGGCCTGTGGAATGATTGCGCCCTGCTCGCCAGTCAGCCCGCGCGCTTCGCAGAGACGGAAGAAGCCTTCGATTTTCTCGTTGACCCCACCGACTGCCTGCACTTCGCCGAACTGGTTGATCGAACCGGTGATCGCGAAGCACTGCTTCAATGGCGTTTTCGACAGCGCCGAAATCAGCGTGCACGCCTCACCCAGCGACGCACTGTCGCCATCGACGTAACCGTAGGATTGCTCCAGGGCGATACTCGCGGAAATCGCCAACGGGAATTCCTGCGCATAACGGCTGCCCAGATACCCGGTGAGGATCATCACGCCTTTGGAGTGAATCGGTTGCCCGAGGTTAACCTCACGCTCGATGTCGACGATGCCGCTGCCACCCGGGTACACCGTGGCGGAAATCCGCGCCGGCACACCGAACGCCGAGTCGCCGACTTCAAGCACGGTCAGACCGTTGCACTTGCCGACTGCTGCGCCATCGGTGTCGATCAGGATGATCCCGGCGAGCATGTCGTCGAGAATCCGCGCCGAGACGCGCCCGGTGCGGGTGGCCTTGGCTTTCAGCGCACGTTCGATGTGCCCGGCATCAGTCATTTCATCGCCGGCCAGATGACGGATGAAATCCGCTTCGCTGACCAATTGGAACAGATCACCGATGCGCGCGGACAAACGCCCCTGGTGCTCCGCCAGTCGTGCGCTGTAAGTCGCCAGACGCGCCACCGCATCGGCGGTCAGCGGTGCCATGCCTTCTTCCGAAGTACGGGTTTTCAACAGCTGGGCAAATTGCTCCAGGCTCTCGTCGACCATCGGGATGTCTTCGTCGAAGTCGACCAGAACGCGGAACATCTCCTGGAAGTCCGGATCGAGGTCTTGCAGCGTGTAGTACAGCGACCGCGCACCGATGATGATGACTTTGACCTGCAATGGAATGTGCTGCGGGTTGAGGGTCACGGTGGCGAAACGGCCCATCTCGCCGAGCGGCGATTCCATTTTCAGCTTGCGCGATTGCAGGGCGCGTTTCAGCGCGTCCCACACGAACGGCTCACTGAGCATTTTTTCCGCTTCAAGGATCAGGAAGCCACCGTTGGCGCGGTGCAAGGCGCCCGGACGCAACTGACGATAAGTGGTGTAGAGCGCGCCCTGATCGGTAGTGTATTCGATACGGCCGAAGAGGTTTTCGTAAGTCGGGTGCGGTTCGAACACCACCGGCGCACCGCCGCTGACTGGATGGCCGACCACCAGGCTTGGCGCGTATTGCTCTTCCAGCAATTTGCGCGCGACAGCGTCGGTCTTGCTGTCGTCGACCAGTTGCTCGACCACGGTTTTCAGCAGGTAGACCTGCATGGCTTGCAGGTAACCGCAGACAGCGGCGTTCTCGGCGTACTTTTCCGACAACGGCGATAGCAATGGCTGCAAGGCCAGGGTGATGGTTTCTTCGTTGAGCGCACGCAGTTGATTGTTCGATTCGCGCTTCCACTGCGGCAGGCTGGCGAGTTCTTCGTTCAGACGCTCTTCGAGACCGGAGATGTCCTCGTGGAAACGCTCGCGATCGGCTTCCGGCAATTGGGCGAATTCGGCTTCGTCCAGCGCTTTGCCGTCGAGCATCGGCGTGAAGGCGATGTTGCTGCTGTCGCGGTACAGGGCGACGTCTTTTTCCAGGGCCAGCCGCTCGATGATATCGAGGGCCTTGTCGTAGCGCTGGTTGAAGGCGCGGTCGATGGCGCTCTTCTTCTGCTGGTAGGACGGGTGCTCGAAGACGGCCGGAAAGGTTGCCAGCAGGTTGTCGATCAAACCGTTGATGTCGCCGATAAACGCGCCGGCAGTGCCCGACGGCAACTCCAGAGCACGCGGTTCGCGCGGCTCATCGAAATTATTCACATAGACCCAGTCCGCCGGGGTCTGCAGGCGTTTGCCTTCGGCCTTCAGGTAACGTTTGACGAACGAGAAGCGGCCAGTGCCGGGCTCGCCCATGACAAAGACGTTGTAACCGGGGCGTGGCATCGCCACACCGAACTGCAAGGCTTCGACCGCGCGTTCCTGGCCGAGCACACCGCGAAAGGGCTCCAGATCATTGGTGGTAGTGAAGCTGAACTGTTCAGCGGAAAACGGACGGGTCAGCGCTTCGGGCGCAAGACGCAAGCTGGCAGCAACAGGATCAGGCATCGGGCTTCCTTAACAATCAGGCGGGGCAGATAGCGGCATTCTGGCGCTGCCCGTGCCCCACTGGCAAGGCGCGCCATGTGACAAAGCATAGACAACCGCGCCTCTACACAGCAGCTCCCCTGAAACCGGGGTCATTACCGAATCTTTTGTAAAAAATCACGGAACCGCAGGAACGTGCCTAAACTCCAAACTGCGCGGCTGGAACTAATACCGGCCCACTGGCTTCGTTTGGGTCTGTTTCGTACAGAGCTTGGGGGGCCAGAACCCTGTCCATTGGTATGCACACAAAAGAGAACAAAGCTATGAAACGGATTCTTCTCGGTACTCTCTTCACCGCTGTATCCATCAACGCAATGGCGCAAGCTCCAGGCGGCCCGGATTGCGGTTGGGGCAACATGCTGTTCGAAGGTCAGCGTGGCACCCCGGCGCACTTCCTCGCTTCCACCACCAACGGCACTTCCGGTAACGCCACCTTCGGGATGACGTCCGGCACCAACGGCTGCTCGACCAATGCATCGCTGACCTACGGCGGCAAATCCTGGTTTGCCATGAATGGCATGATGAACGAGCTGTCCGAAGACATGGCCAAAGGCAACGGCGAAGCGCTGACGACTTATGCCGTGGTACTGGGCGTGGCGCCGGAAGACCGTGCGCACTTCGCTGCTGTGACTCACGAGCACTTCCAGCAGATCTTCAGCAAGGCTGACGTGACCGCTGAAGACGTGCATACCAACACCCTGGCCGTACTGAAATCGGATCCTCGTCTGGCCAAGTACGCTACTCAGGCTTAAGCTCGACCCCCACCCGCTTCTTTCGGGAAGCGGGTTTTATTTTTTCGGCCCGCCCTCCTTGGGTCTTTATTTCTTTCCTGTTCAAGTTGCCGACTATGCTCAAACGCCTTGCCTGGCTGGCGCTCTGTGTCTGCGCCCCGCTGTCCGCCGCGCCAACCATCGACCCTCAACGTTTGCAGCAACTGGCCAACGACCGCTTCTGGATTTCCCTCGGTCACTACGAAACCGCCAAACTCGGCGGCTGGCGCAGCTATGTCAGTGACAAGAAACTCTTTCTGGCGCCCGATGGCAACGATCATCCCGATCATGAACTGGCGGCCACCGT includes:
- a CDS encoding DUF6482 family protein, translating into MNLQELNAFAIARKVDELNLISMEGGIYLLEARMHGAAYPLSDLKGNMLTLRSVEHARDLLHAFPVLPFNLVHTSVHDEMCGLGASGEESLKVPLAWRSAL
- a CDS encoding TIGR00645 family protein, translated to MERFIENAMYASRWLLAPIYIGLSLGLLALALKFFQEVFHILPNVFSMAESELILVLLSLIDMALVGGLLVMVMISGYENFVSELNIDEGKEKLSWLGTMDSSSLKMKVAASIVAISSIHLLRIFMDAKNVDPEHLMWYVIIHMTFVVSAFAMGYLDKVTKH
- a CDS encoding Lon protease family protein; this translates as MPDPVAASLRLAPEALTRPFSAEQFSFTTTNDLEPFRGVLGQERAVEALQFGVAMPRPGYNVFVMGEPGTGRFSFVKRYLKAEGKRLQTPADWVYVNNFDEPREPRALELPSGTAGAFIGDINGLIDNLLATFPAVFEHPSYQQKKSAIDRAFNQRYDKALDIIERLALEKDVALYRDSSNIAFTPMLDGKALDEAEFAQLPEADRERFHEDISGLEERLNEELASLPQWKRESNNQLRALNEETITLALQPLLSPLSEKYAENAAVCGYLQAMQVYLLKTVVEQLVDDSKTDAVARKLLEEQYAPSLVVGHPVSGGAPVVFEPHPTYENLFGRIEYTTDQGALYTTYRQLRPGALHRANGGFLILEAEKMLSEPFVWDALKRALQSRKLKMESPLGEMGRFATVTLNPQHIPLQVKVIIIGARSLYYTLQDLDPDFQEMFRVLVDFDEDIPMVDESLEQFAQLLKTRTSEEGMAPLTADAVARLATYSARLAEHQGRLSARIGDLFQLVSEADFIRHLAGDEMTDAGHIERALKAKATRTGRVSARILDDMLAGIILIDTDGAAVGKCNGLTVLEVGDSAFGVPARISATVYPGGSGIVDIEREVNLGQPIHSKGVMILTGYLGSRYAQEFPLAISASIALEQSYGYVDGDSASLGEACTLISALSKTPLKQCFAITGSINQFGEVQAVGGVNEKIEGFFRLCEARGLTGEQGAIIPQANVATLMLDEKVLAAVRAGQFHVYAVRQADEALSLLVGEPAGEPNADGEFPEGSINARVVERLRDIAEMISEEDLKEAEKELAQEALAEAKPA
- a CDS encoding DUF3015 domain-containing protein encodes the protein MKRILLGTLFTAVSINAMAQAPGGPDCGWGNMLFEGQRGTPAHFLASTTNGTSGNATFGMTSGTNGCSTNASLTYGGKSWFAMNGMMNELSEDMAKGNGEALTTYAVVLGVAPEDRAHFAAVTHEHFQQIFSKADVTAEDVHTNTLAVLKSDPRLAKYATQA